A segment of the Pseudobdellovibrionaceae bacterium genome:
AAGAAGAAACTCTGTCAAAGTCAGAAGCAAAATACTACCCTGCTTGCTTAAGTCACGACCCTCGCTTTAAAAAATTAATTGTAGTGGGTTCGGTGGATATAGATAACAAAAACAATATTGAGGGAAAAAGTAAATTTAGTAATTACTCTCCTGAATATGTTCATATAGCGGCTCCTGGTAATAGTCCTTTAGGAGGGCTTTATTCTACTATTAGTAGTAATAAATATGGTTGGAAAGCTGGAACCTCGCAAGCCACTCCTCTTGTAACTTCTGCTGTAGCTTTAACTTACGCTATATTAAATCAACCTAGAACTACAATAAACGATCAAACTCAAACTGTTTTTGATAAATGCAAGATTAATGAAAAAAATAGACCAGAAGTAATAAAAAAAATAATTTTAGATTCAGCTACAAAAAGAAATGACATGATTAGCTATTGGAAAGACGGAAATGTTTTAAACCTTTCTAAGTTAATCGATTACATTCATCTTATTTTTCCAGATACTAAAAAAAATTAACGGCTTCTTGAAAAGGCTCTTTTACACAAAGGCTAACTTTAGTTAATTTTGCCTTAGAAAAAGGCCAATTTTCTTTAATATTTACAGCCACCACATTAGCTAAATCAGAAAAACTAATATCTACAAACTCTTTATGATCCCAGTTAGTAACACTATCTTTTAAAAAAGTATCTACATTAAAAAAATTAATAACTAAATTAGAAGTTTTATCTACATTTCCTTGAAAAAAAACCTCTAAAACTAGGTTCAAGCCTGTGTATTTTTTATTATTACATAAACTACAACAAAAAAAAATTTTTCTAGAAAGAGCAATCATTTATTTTTTAACTAAAACTTTAATCAAACTATTGGCTTGCGTGTATAGATAAATATATTTTTTTTCTTTTAATACATTACCCGCCAAATAGCGTTTTTTATTATGATTTATCCATACTGTTAAAGGCTTAGAAAAATACTTTGCTTGTTTTAAATTGTAACGGTATCTTTTTTTCCACTGCACTTTTTTTGATCGTAAATTAAAAGCCAATAACTTTAAAGAGTATTTAATATACAGTGTGCGTTTATATACAAATAAAGCATTTTTACTGTTTTTTCTAATGTCTATTAAATCGGCCTGTTTATTTGCAGTAAATATTTTTTTTGACCATAAAATTTGTGAAGTATTTTTGTTAATAGACAATAACTGACCTTGTGGTGACAAAAGCAATAATTGATTTTTATAAATAGCTGCTTTATATAAAAATTGCTCTGGCAATAACTTCTTCCAAAGAATAGTTTTTGTTTTTAAATTAAAAGCAAAAACCATTCCTGTTAAAGAGCCTAGGTACAAAACATTTTTCTTTTTTTTAGCAAAATAAAATCTTTCTTTCTTTATAAATTTGGTCCAATTTCTCCAGCCTGTAGATGGATTAAACGAACTAATATGCCCCGAAGAACTGGCTATAATAATAGATTTATTATAATAAAAGGGCGTTAGATCGGAGTAATAATTTAAATGAAATTTTGTGTTTGTTTTATTAGCAATAGTTTTAGCCCAAACTATTTTTTGCTCCATAGCCAAAGAGGCTTTAGAAAAAAATAATACTAAATAAAAATAAAATAAATATTTAAACATTGTTTACTTATTTTTTAAAATTAAATACCTTTTTATTGCTTGAGCTGTAGAAGCTTCACTGCTTTGTGGATAATTAGCTTCTAGCGTAGAAATGCTTTCTTTTAATAACTTCCACTTTTTTAATTGAAAATACGATAAAGATAAATTTAACAAACTACTAGGCTGAATAAACAAAAAAGCCTTTTTTTTGCTAGTAATAGTAACAAAAGCCTTTGCGGCTTTACTATATTGGCCCAATTTTAAGTAACTCAAACCTAAAGCTTGAAAAATTAAAGGATAAAATAAAGAGTTCTCTTTTACCTTTTTCGAGGCCTGCAAAAGCACTTCTGCACTAGAAGCAAAATCCTTATAATCACTTAAAAATTTTGCTAAATTTAAGCTAGATCCAAAAAATATAGTAGTTTTATGATTCTGCTGTAAAAGACTTTTATATTCTGTAACTAAAGAAGAAAAATTGTTTTTTAATATTTTTTTTGTTTTTTTAAAAACATATTTCTTTTTTGTTTTTTTAAACTTTGCATTTTTTACAGTGTTTTTTTCTATTAATTGATTTTCTTTATTTTTTATTTTTTTTTGTATTACATAAAAAATTTGAGAAACTTTTTTAGCTTCTTTTTTAGTATTATTATCTCTCCACTCTTGAATTAAAAATACACTAGTTAGTAATACTATTACTAAAATAATTTTTTTAAAATGTAATTCGAAAAAAGATAAAAGATTTCTAGAAAAATAAAATGCGGGTTTGTTAGTAGTGCTCATAAAATTCTCTTTTTTAATTAAATGGATTGCTTGTAATATAAAAACAAATTTCTTTATTTTTGTCTATTTTTCATGCCCTCTAAATGAGAAAATGGTCTTAATAATCGACCATGATAAGTTTCTCTAATTGCTGATACCGACTTAATTCTATTTTCTGCAAATTCTAAAGCCGCTTGATGACTAGGTATGCTTCGCTTTTTAGCTAAATCGAAAATGGCTTTTGTATTGTCATAAATCTTAGCCGTTTTTTCTTCTGCTCTTTTGTAAGAGTAACCCTCTAACTCCACAAAGACATTAATTAAGCCTCCAGAGTTAATAACATAATCGGGAGCATACAAAATGCCTTTATCATATAACTGCACCCCATGTTCAAAAGTTTTTAATTGATTATTAGCAGCCCCAGCAATAACTTCGCACTGTAAATTAGGAATGCTTTCGTCATTGATTACTGCCCCTAAAGCACAGGGAGCTAAAACTTCACAAGGAGTGCTTAAAATTTTATCAGGTTCTACAACAACAAGATCTGGGTATTTGTCTTGTAAAAAGTTTAGCTTATCGGTATCAATATCAGAAACAAAGACCTTTGCCCCTTCTTTATAAAGAAGATCTAATAAATGACTACCAACATTACCAGCACCCTGAATGGCCACTCTCATGTCTTTAAAAGATTTGGATTTTAATTTTGTTTCAATGGCCGCCTGCATTCCCATAAACACCCCAAGGGCAGTATGAGGACTTGGGTTACCAGAGCCTCCCAATGCTTTAGAAATACCGGTTACATAGGGAGTTTCCATAAAAATGTACTCCATGTCTTTAACCGTGGTTCCTATATCTTCGGCCGTAATATAGCGACCTTGTAAAGAGTTAATAAAAGCCCCTAAAGAACGAAATAAGGCTTCGGTTTTTTGTTTTTTTGGATTTCCAATAATTACAGCCTTTCCCCCTCCCAGATTTAATCCAGAAGCTGCGGCTTTATAAGTCATGCCTTTAGACAGTCGCAATACATCTACCAAGGCCTCTTCTTCGGTTTTATAATCCCACATACGCAATCCACCAAGAGCTGGACCTAGTGCTGTGTTGTGGATAGCAATAATAGCTCGTAATCCCGATTTTTTATTATTCACAAAAATCACTTCTTCATGATCACCGTGTTTTTGAATAAGTTCAAAAGACATTTTACATTTCCTTTTTATGCTATTTTAGTAGTTTTTATAATTTTTTAAAGACAATACAATTTCGAGCTTAATATAAGCTTTTTTAGAATAAACTCTATAAAAAAACACAAAAATGACGCTTTTAGTTATTTTTTGCTTTTCTTAGTCTCTTTGGGTTTTTCTCTTAAAAATCTATGGTAGCTAATAGCAAAACGATGCGCTTCGTCTCGTAAATAAGTTAAAATACGCAAAGACTCTGATTTTTTATCAAAGGTAATAGGGTTTTTTCGCCCTGGAATGAAAAACCTTTCTTTAGTTTCACTAATTTTTTTAGATTGAAAATCTTTTAAGGTTCTTGCCTTTGCAATAGATACCACACTAATTTTAGCTTTTAATTCTTTTAAAACTTCTACAGCCACTTGTAATTGTCCTTTTCCTCCATCTATAACTAATAAAGTGTCTTCAGAAAAAGGCGAATGCTTTAATCTACGAGTTAATAATTCTTTCATAGAAAGATAATCATCAGAGTTTGCCTTGGCTTTAATTTTATACCTACGGTATTGCGCCTTTAAAGGCTCTCCATCTTGAAATACTACTTGAGACCCTACTGTATGACTTCCCTGCAAGTGAGAAATATCAAAGCATTCCATTTTAGAGGGAATATTTTTTAACTGTAATTTTTTTTGAATAACTTTTAAGGCTTTTACAGAATCTTCTTGTTTATGTATAGAGGTTTTAAAATATTCTTCTGCATTTTTTAATGCTAAATCCATTATATTTTTTTCTTCTTTTTGAAAAATATGTTTTATTTTTATTTTATTTTTTTGCCTTGTTAAAAAAACTTTTTGCAATAAACTAACAATCTTATAACCCATTTCAAAAGGAACAAAAATTTCGTCAGGGATAATATGTTCACTATAAAATTGATTTAAAAAAGAACTTAACCATTCTTTTTCTTCTTCATTTTTGTTTAAAAAATTAAATTTTGGTATAAAATGAGACTGACTTCCAATGAGATAAGATTTTCTAAAATGTAAAACAACTATAGATGTACCTCTGTGGTCTGCAAAACAATTAATAAAATCTTGGTTTTTCTTTTTGTTTACTGCATGTAAACTTTGTTTTCCCCAAAAATCTTTAATTATTGAAATTTGATCGCGTTTTTTTGCTGCTTGTTCAAAGTTTTCTGCTTTAGAATATCGATCCATTTCTTTTTCTAAAATTTTAATCACTTTGCTGTTTTTATGATTTAAAATATCTAAAGCTTTGTTTAAATGCACTTGATAATCTGTAGTAGAAATTTTATTAACACAAGGAGCTGTGCATTTTTGCATTTGATAAGACAAACAAGCTCTTTGCCTATTGTTCATTGCTCGATCTTCACAATCTCGCAATCCAAAGCTATGGCTTAAAAAAGCTATCATTTTTTTAGCCATAATAGCGTTAGTGTAAGGGCCAAAGTATTGACTTTTTTGCTCTTTAATTTTTCTAGTTAAATAAAATCTTGGAAATTTATGTTCTAAATTACAACAAATATAAGGGTAACTTTTATCATCTTTTAAACGAATATTATATCGTGGTTTATGTTTTTTAATTAACGAGGCCTCTAATAAAAAAGCCTCTACTTCATTTTGTGTTAAAATATAATGAACCTGATATAAGTGTTTTAATAAATATTGTGTTTTAATGGTAACTGTTTTATTAAAATACGATTTTACTCGCGATTTTAAATTTTTTGCTTTACCAATGTAAAGAATCTTATCTTGAAGATTCTTCATTATATAAACCCCTGGTTCTGAGGGGAAAAGTTTTATTTGTTCTTTTATAGAAGATAAATCTTGCGCCTGTTTCATAATTTTAATAGTATTGGCATAGTTATGGAAAAAACTCTATCTTTATTACCTGATTGGAATTTTTTATTATCCTACGAAGGAAGAATTACAAGGCGAGATTATTGGTTAAAAGGCCAATTGTTCTTTTTTATCGTTAGCTTTCTCTTACAAGTTTCCTCTCTTTATAGCTTATCTATGATTTTTTTTATACTCTCATTATACTCTATGGTAGTAATTAATATAAAACGCGCTCATGATATTAATAAAAGTGGTTACTTTATATTACTAAGTTTAATTCCTTTACTCAACATATGGGTTTTCATTGTTTTGGGTTTTGAAAATAGTGATCCTGAAAATAATCAATACGGCCCGTCACCTCTTCCTAAAAGAAAAACACTATCGGCTTATATGTAATTGTTACTTTAAGTGTAGTGCAGCCTTTTCGGTTAACACTCTACCTCGAGCCGTTTTTTGCAAAAATCCTTCTTGAATTAAAAAAGGTTCATAAACCTCTTCTAAAGTGTCTACCTCTTCGTTTAATACAGCGGCTAAGCTTTCTATTCCCACAGGCCCACCTTTAAATTTATCACGAATCCAAAGTAAAATTTTTCGATCCATAAAGTCTAAACCTAAAGTGTCTATACCTAATTCATTTAAAGCAAAATTAGCTAATTTTTTATCTATCTGCTTTATTTGCTTTACCTCTGCATAATCACAAACTCTTCTTAATAAACGATTAGCAATACGAGGAGTACCTCGACTACGACTAGCAATTTCTAAAGCGCCTTCTTTATTTAAATAAATATTTAATAATTGCGCTGACCTTTCTAAAATTTGCATTAACTCCTCTTTTTCATAAAAAACTAATCTTTCAATAATCCCAAAACGATTACGAAAAGGAGCTTTTAATAAACCCACTCGAGTAGTGGCAACAATTAAAGTAAATGGAGCTAAGGGAAATTGAACACTTTTTGTGCTTAATCCCTCTCCTGTAAAAATTTCTATAAAAAAATCTTCCATAGCGCTATACAGATACTCTTCTACATCCTTACTTAATCGATGAACTTCATCAATAAATAAGGTGTCGCCTTTTTTTAAATTAGTTAATATTCCTGCTAAATCCCCTTTTTTACTTAAAGCTGGACCTGAGGTGCTCACTAATCTAGAGCCTAAAGCATTAGCAATAATATGTGCTAAAGTGGTTTTACCTAAGCCAGGAGGGCCAGATAGTAAAACATGATCCAATGTTTGTTTTCTGCTTTTTGCCGCTTGAACAAAAACTTCTAATTTTTTTTTAACCGCTTTTTGTCCTGGAAATTCTTGAAAAGATAAGGGCCTAAGCGATTTATCTAAAGACTTTTTTAAAAGTAATGATCCGTCTGTCACCGTTTCTGTAGTTTCTGTAGTTTCTGTCTTTTTTTGCATGTATTACTCGTATTAACGGTTTGCTAACTATGTTTTAAGCATTAGTTAAATAATTTAAACAAATCTTAACAACAGATTGAAAGTCCGTCCACTCTTCTAACTGTTCAAAACTTTTTTCGATAGATGGCTTTTTAAATCCTAGATTCAATAGGGCAGATAACACTTCTTTGCGCAATTGTTCAAAACTTTGGTCTATTTTTTGTGCTTTTGGAGCAGACCATTTACCTTTTAAAGATAAAATCATTTGTTCTGCTTTCTTTTTACCTATTTTAGGCAAGCTGGTTAAAGACTTAATATCTTCGCTTTCAATATAGATAATTAATTTATTAATGCTTGTTCCTGATAAAATTTGCATTGCCATTTTAGGACCGATGCCAGAAATTTTAATTAAGGCTAAAAAAAAGGCCTTATCTTTTAAAGTTAAAAAACCAAATAACTGCAAATTATCTTCTCTAACATGAGTATAAATCCAAAAAGACAAACTATCATTTACCGAGTAGTCCTCTGTATTGCTTACAGTAACTTGATACCCTACCTCTCTTACATTAATAATTAAAGCCTCTTCAAATATATGAACAATTTTTCCAGTCAATAATCCAATCATAAAAATACCCTTAAAAAATAGTAATGCTTTTCAAACGTTTATCTAAATTTATTAAAGTCTTAGGTTCTGTTTTTCTAAAGCCTCTTCTGTAGTCTTGCTGTTTACCCCGCATAAAGCAACAGCCACAGCGTCACTAGCATCTAAAAGCATATCTTTAAAGTCTATGCCGTGGATTTTAGATAAAAATTCTTGTACTTTTTCCTTAGAACAGTGCCCATTACCTGTAATGTGTTTTTTCACATAAGTGGGTGAATGTTCCAAAAACTCTACATTGGCTTTGCTTTTGGCTAATAAGGATAAACAAACCCCTCTAACTTGCCCTAAAACAAAACTGGTTTTTACATTCTTGTCTAAAAATATGTTTTCTAAAACCAAAGTGTCTATGCTGTATTTTTCTAGTAATTTTTCTAACTCTTTAGCTAAATCTCCAAGGCGAAAAGGCAATTTTTTTACTTTAGAAAAATTCCATACTCCATAAGAAAGAACATTAATAGACAAATTGTGTTTTTCCTC
Coding sequences within it:
- a CDS encoding S8 family serine peptidase, producing the protein EETLSKSEAKYYPACLSHDPRFKKLIVVGSVDIDNKNNIEGKSKFSNYSPEYVHIAAPGNSPLGGLYSTISSNKYGWKAGTSQATPLVTSAVALTYAILNQPRTTINDQTQTVFDKCKINEKNRPEVIKKIILDSATKRNDMISYWKDGNVLNLSKLIDYIHLIFPDTKKN
- a CDS encoding PQQ-like beta-propeller repeat protein, yielding MFKYLFYFYLVLFFSKASLAMEQKIVWAKTIANKTNTKFHLNYYSDLTPFYYNKSIIIASSSGHISSFNPSTGWRNWTKFIKKERFYFAKKKKNVLYLGSLTGMVFAFNLKTKTILWKKLLPEQFLYKAAIYKNQLLLLSPQGQLLSINKNTSQILWSKKIFTANKQADLIDIRKNSKNALFVYKRTLYIKYSLKLLAFNLRSKKVQWKKRYRYNLKQAKYFSKPLTVWINHNKKRYLAGNVLKEKKYIYLYTQANSLIKVLVKK
- a CDS encoding Glu/Leu/Phe/Val dehydrogenase; protein product: MSFELIQKHGDHEEVIFVNNKKSGLRAIIAIHNTALGPALGGLRMWDYKTEEEALVDVLRLSKGMTYKAAASGLNLGGGKAVIIGNPKKQKTEALFRSLGAFINSLQGRYITAEDIGTTVKDMEYIFMETPYVTGISKALGGSGNPSPHTALGVFMGMQAAIETKLKSKSFKDMRVAIQGAGNVGSHLLDLLYKEGAKVFVSDIDTDKLNFLQDKYPDLVVVEPDKILSTPCEVLAPCALGAVINDESIPNLQCEVIAGAANNQLKTFEHGVQLYDKGILYAPDYVINSGGLINVFVELEGYSYKRAEEKTAKIYDNTKAIFDLAKKRSIPSHQAALEFAENRIKSVSAIRETYHGRLLRPFSHLEGMKNRQK
- the uvrC gene encoding excinuclease ABC subunit UvrC, producing MKQAQDLSSIKEQIKLFPSEPGVYIMKNLQDKILYIGKAKNLKSRVKSYFNKTVTIKTQYLLKHLYQVHYILTQNEVEAFLLEASLIKKHKPRYNIRLKDDKSYPYICCNLEHKFPRFYLTRKIKEQKSQYFGPYTNAIMAKKMIAFLSHSFGLRDCEDRAMNNRQRACLSYQMQKCTAPCVNKISTTDYQVHLNKALDILNHKNSKVIKILEKEMDRYSKAENFEQAAKKRDQISIIKDFWGKQSLHAVNKKKNQDFINCFADHRGTSIVVLHFRKSYLIGSQSHFIPKFNFLNKNEEEKEWLSSFLNQFYSEHIIPDEIFVPFEMGYKIVSLLQKVFLTRQKNKIKIKHIFQKEEKNIMDLALKNAEEYFKTSIHKQEDSVKALKVIQKKLQLKNIPSKMECFDISHLQGSHTVGSQVVFQDGEPLKAQYRRYKIKAKANSDDYLSMKELLTRRLKHSPFSEDTLLVIDGGKGQLQVAVEVLKELKAKISVVSIAKARTLKDFQSKKISETKERFFIPGRKNPITFDKKSESLRILTYLRDEAHRFAISYHRFLREKPKETKKSKK
- a CDS encoding DUF805 domain-containing protein — translated: MEKTLSLLPDWNFLLSYEGRITRRDYWLKGQLFFFIVSFLLQVSSLYSLSMIFFILSLYSMVVINIKRAHDINKSGYFILLSLIPLLNIWVFIVLGFENSDPENNQYGPSPLPKRKTLSAYM
- the ruvB gene encoding Holliday junction branch migration DNA helicase RuvB; protein product: MQKKTETTETTETVTDGSLLLKKSLDKSLRPLSFQEFPGQKAVKKKLEVFVQAAKSRKQTLDHVLLSGPPGLGKTTLAHIIANALGSRLVSTSGPALSKKGDLAGILTNLKKGDTLFIDEVHRLSKDVEEYLYSAMEDFFIEIFTGEGLSTKSVQFPLAPFTLIVATTRVGLLKAPFRNRFGIIERLVFYEKEELMQILERSAQLLNIYLNKEGALEIASRSRGTPRIANRLLRRVCDYAEVKQIKQIDKKLANFALNELGIDTLGLDFMDRKILLWIRDKFKGGPVGIESLAAVLNEEVDTLEEVYEPFLIQEGFLQKTARGRVLTEKAALHLK
- the ruvA gene encoding Holliday junction branch migration protein RuvA; protein product: MIGLLTGKIVHIFEEALIINVREVGYQVTVSNTEDYSVNDSLSFWIYTHVREDNLQLFGFLTLKDKAFFLALIKISGIGPKMAMQILSGTSINKLIIYIESEDIKSLTSLPKIGKKKAEQMILSLKGKWSAPKAQKIDQSFEQLRKEVLSALLNLGFKKPSIEKSFEQLEEWTDFQSVVKICLNYLTNA
- the ruvC gene encoding crossover junction endodeoxyribonuclease RuvC, producing the protein MTLKTDNRKGISRLILGLDPGSYHTGFAVIEEKHNLSINVLSYGVWNFSKVKKLPFRLGDLAKELEKLLEKYSIDTLVLENIFLDKNVKTSFVLGQVRGVCLSLLAKSKANVEFLEHSPTYVKKHITGNGHCSKEKVQEFLSKIHGIDFKDMLLDASDAVAVALCGVNSKTTEEALEKQNLRL